Part of the Juglans regia cultivar Chandler chromosome 14, Walnut 2.0, whole genome shotgun sequence genome, GTTAAAGTTGACCAGCCAAACTGTACTAAAACAAATTAGGCAAAGCTTCTTCAGCAAGAAGGTCCTAAATCATACCTACTGGCTACTGACATGTCATGTAACTCTTATGTGCAGCTGATATCAGAATGTATGGTGTTTGCTGCTAAAATGCCAGAAGGTTGTACATGACACACACGTGTACCTTCTAAAATCCTTTCCTCTACATTCTCCGATTTCTACAGTAAAGATCCTGCATATCTctttttgcaaaaaataaagaaaggaaaataaaaaaaaaaaaaaaggaaaaagagattGATTTAGGAAAGTACTAGGGTATCACAGCTGTCTATTATAATTCTGCTCTGCTGTTGGTGACACAAAGAAAATTATATGTTTGACTGAACCCTAGGACCACCATATTTGTCCTCTCCTAAAAAGTGACCTTGCTCAGGATCACCATATTTTCTGAGGATCTTATGGCCAAGAAAGCAAACAAAAATCCTTCTAAATTTGCTTGTCAATGGTTTTGAactgaacattttttttaaaaaaaaagttgaactgAACATTTTAgtaaagaataatgctattttGACtccttattttgattattttttttacttgttgattaaagaagtgattattagtatattgatattttattttattttttaaaaatgttaaaaaatgtgaaaaaaataaaacacatgaaTTTTGCCTAGATGACACGTCCAACGATCATTGCTGGGTGGCagcctagcattactctttcataaatattataattatttcctttttgtcaGAGTTGGTATTATTCTGGTGGATGATAATcatagtttgaaaattttaaaagtccatatatttaaattttggtcccaaatcttttcaaataattaattctaacaaaatctgaaaattcgGCCCTGAGtatgtttgtaatattttcatataatttaaataatatacattattccaaaaaaaagcTGAATAATTGAAGTATTGTTCGACTCTTAAAGATGGAAATTGAAGGTGGTCAAGAAAATGCTGGTCTGGACTGCTTGACTTATCTGTGGTCCATAAAATTCTGAAAGCAGCCTCAAAGTAATTGTGATTGATATGCATTATCAGGAAACGGTATAAGATGCTAAGATTTGATGTTACCCAccaaattagaaacaaaatagaCATTATTATATCAACTAACCTAAAAGATCATACGATGTTAACTTATGTCTAATCTCCCAACTCTCTCTATTCCACACAAATCTATCGAcactttaaactaaaaaaattctgGAAGCTGGACAGTCAGTCAATCAGAGGCTCGTGAGGTAGGTTGTTACATTATGGgcaaaaataattgtgtttgaattttaatCATAAGATGCATAACTAGGAAGTGAGATATCTTCCTTAACAACCAAATCAGACTGTCTTTGTTTTCATGTCATTGGGTTCCAGCCGTACAAGTTCTTGTTCATCACCATTATTGGATTTCTTTATGGCAAAATTGATTGCTTGTGGCTTTGAACTGCAAGACAGATGATTAGAATAACAAGACAACCAAGTTGGTCTTTGTCGTCTGTTTTCCTATCTAGTCCTGATGTTATTGGGTTCCAACCCACAATTGTTTTAAAGTTCTGAATACATTGCATATTGCATATTGCAGGTTGCAGATAGAGAGACGGtggaaattttaaaagaaaagaatgaaagagtTTGAGTCAGAACTGGGGATATGTTATGTTAGGTGTGCTTTCTACTtcaaatatttatgtttgtcCCCATTTTGATTCAATGCTCGGCCTTCCAAGATTGGATTTGTGGGATGTTTGAAAGGTCACATACCCTATCCAAAAGTTGCTTTGatggaccaaaaaaaaaaaaaggtaagcCAATTGGTCCACGTGTCTGTGTTTTAGTGGGTCTCTCAGGGGGCAATCAGTCAGTTTCTAACCTTAGATGTTGCCACGTGTGCATATGCTGATCTGTTCTTTCTGTGATTGATATTAGCTGGAGCCAGGAGATCAGGCCAAATTGGAGCTTACTATATATTACAAGGCGCTGGTATCTTGGGTCGGATCTTTCTATTTTCTGGTCTGAAAGGATCTTTAGATATGTTATGTGGGCAGAAAAGTCCATTTAAGTGATTAGTGGTTTATACCATATGAGAAAGTGTTCGCTAAGCCCAAGTGCCTAACACGATCCAGACCATGAAAAAGTCcacaaaatattaaagtatTATTCTGTGCCGACACAAGTATGAAACTCTCAACACTAGGGTTGTCCCAAGTCGTTCACGCAAGCACCACAGATAAACCACAAAAACACCTAAATGGTTCCCAATTCAATCGAAGTAAAAAGACCTGAATTATACATCATAGTCCAGACTCCAGACGGATCCCAAATACCTAATTTTTTGGGCAGTCCTTGAACGTGAGTTAGACTGAGTTTGTTTTcgattgaaattaaaattaaaaaaattaaataagaattattaaaatatatattttttaatattatttttattttaaaatttaaaataattaaattatttattttattttgtataaaaatttaaaaaaattataataattagataaattgaaatgagataaatataaaaacaaacaagaccttaATATGCACACGAAGGCCGAGAAATATCTTGATCCCATCGGTGAGGGAGCCAGTAGCAAGGGCTTGAATATCGAGGGGGCAAAATAGAGACTCTAGTACGCGCAAAAGAATCTGGAAAAGTGTAGAACATCCTCCACTGATGTGTCATCAAAAGACAGTTGGGTTGGCTGTGTTTGATTGCTCAGGATAGAGCATCCAAGCTTTGGTTTTAAGATGCACTCATGAATCCAATTCACTCccttcaattatatatatatatatatatatatatatgtcgctCCAATTCACAATTCTTGAAAGAAAGTAATCCACAGTTTGTACCTCAATTAAACTCAGCGAATGGATTGAAGGTTGAGGCACGCACAAGCAGAAACAAAAACGACCTTCTGATCATTAACTAGAAAGATAACAACTCCATACTCTGCACAAAACTCGGTGTATAATAGCTCTTTCCTGCAGCACCTTCCCGAGCTTAATGACTCGCAGCATACatcaagtaaataaatagtGTTGATAATAAGCTGAACTCCGACAATTCCAAGATCGCAAAAACACAACCCTCAAATACCCAAACAAGAAACGAAGTTTGACCAAATGTTGAAAAAGACTCCATCTGAAGGACGCACAAGACGACCCAAACCATCCAACCCACAAATCACAATCCTATGAATTTTCGCTGCATGCGTATACCAAGACATGGGTTGGGAAAAAGGTCGGCCAACCAACCTCATCATATTGCCAGGTATTTATGGCATTAAAATCATCACCTCTTCAAGTTGAGGAAGCAGGCTCCTCATCTTTCTTCTGTGTCTTTTCTGAATCACTCTTAGTTTCCTTTTCGGATGTAACGGGTACCTCCTCCCCAGCTTTGTCCTCAGTTTCCTTTTCGGATGCAATGGGTACCTCCTCCCCAGCTTTGTCctcagttttcttttcttcaacgcTTAACTTCTCAAGAAGCCCAGCAGCTGCAGCAGCATCtttgttttcctctttcttGCCTTGGGATTCAGCAACTTCTTGAAACTTCTCCATGAAGGCTTTGCAATCTGAtacaggaaaaaataaataatatcctGAGTAAGAGAATCAtttactaaaaagaaaaaggcaaaaagaTATAGACAATGTACTTAATTCTTCACTGCACTAAAGAATTTGTCAACAACAGTTGGGTTGGTAACCTTTTAAATTAACAGGAAATAGGACGACTTTTGTGCAACAATCTAATTTAACAAGAGATGGTTGCTGGAAATTATCACAAATGCATCTAGTAAACTGCAGAAAATACTAGTTGACTAAAGTTATGGGATAGTTAAGTTCATATCTCTATCTAAACTAAAATTCCCAAACAGTTTTCTGTGATTATCatgtttttataagtaagaagatagTTTTCTGTGATTATCATATCTATAGCAAGATGACGCATTCATTCCTGCACACTTGCATCCCAAAAAAATGAATCTAACGAGTTCATAATTCATTCCAATATCTAGAGCAAGATGGTGCATTCATTGTTTCTTATTTCTTCACATATTCGCAGGCTTAGTGAGCTCTCCAATAAAGTGGATTTACTTTCATGCTTTACAATTGAAATTAAGATTCCCAATCAATAGCAAAACTTTACACCGTGTAGTTCTTGGTTTTGATTACAGAACCCTCTATTGACTTAGCACAGATATCATCTAAGAATTGAGGTGTCTCTTTCAATTACAGAACCCTCGAGTCATTCAAAATTAATGAATGAATTTCTAAGATTACCTGAAATAAGTACTACAATCATTTGAGACCACCTTAATTAAGATCATCGTGGTTAAACTAATGGAAAATAAGGTGTGATAGTGACAAATCACAATTCTTGACGCTTGCAATCACATTTCCATTCTGAGTTTTTTCTCTGACTCCTAACTTCACATAGCTTTTTAATAACTTGTGCAACATCAAAATAACGTAGCAAAATCTttacatgatgcatgcataattGCATATATTATTGGCAATAAGAAAACTATGTGAACTGCGCATTcagatattttttctttacataaaaGAACCGTACCCAATATTATTGATCACTCAGATTATTAAAACTAATcgattgtgaaaaaaaaaaaaaaactagaatacTTGGCTAGCATCTAAAAGCACATCAAGATTTACcgatcaaaattcaaatatactGTGACTCTATTAAGGAGATCAAGACTCACTGTCAATGGAAGCAAATCTAATGCAGAAAAGCTCGTCCTTCAGTTCACCATCCGCGTAATCAGTCGCATGCCACACACACGACTTCTCGTTCCCAGCGTGTTCCTGTACCGTCATCGTCGGAAGAACTGAGAAAATAACACCGAAGATCCCCGCATCAGATAAAAAGAACCCTACCTTTaccaagaaaatcaaaataactcAAATTGAAACAGACCGAGATGGTTGGCGCAGATCTTGAGGGTCTTGGACTGTCTCATAACCAGGCGAACCTTGCTGGTCTCCTTGTGCTTTAGGAGCTTCACGGTACCAGCACCTCTCTCCTTCCACTGGTTCCCATCTTTATCGAATCGGTAGAGCTTCGATTTCCTGCAGGTGAGAACCAAAATCAAATCGTACCcatcttttcaaaatgattaaaaaaaccctagatttaGAAGAACAAGGCAggacatatataaataaatcgtACAGATCGAGAATGGAATCTTCGTCCTCCTCTCCGGTGGAGACGGGGACCGCCTCAAGCTTGACGATCGGGGCGACCTGAGCACCGGTGTCCTCGTCCTCGTTGGCGACGGCTTCTTCGTCTTCTCTGTGCTCGTGCACCGGTTCTGTGCTCGCCATATTCTTCTACGAAAATCCTAGAGAAAAAGGGATTGGGAATTCGGCTGCAGGGATAGGAATAAGTGAGGTTTTCTAGCAGAGTGAAAGAGGGTTAGAGTGTCTGAAGAAGCTTGCGTGAAAAGGCTCGAGGCTCCCGGTTTATAAGAGACCGAGAGAACTGGGAGAGACAAGGGGTGTGTTTGGTTGCAAGAAGTAGTGACACCCTACTCCTGATATAGAATTTCCTATCTTGGGTCGGTGTTAAGCAATacctttttcccattttttttttttttttttaacgaggTTATTAACtctaaattaagataaaaatgaaatagaaaaatgctatttgtaACTCTATTTACTAACCCACTAGATattctactaatatgaattaacataaaaaaatatttgtgtaaaCTTTTTTATGACTGACTGATCACAAAATAAACAGTATATTTACACATTATCTTGTAAGTACCAAACTCGTTAGGGTGAGAATCGGGCAGTCCGGACCGGAAAAACCGATTCGACTGGCTAATTCGGTCCGAATCGGACAGCAATCGGGAATGGTCTCAGTCGGTCTCGATCCGAATTTCATAGGATCGAATTCATTCTGTACGGTCCAT contains:
- the LOC109002368 gene encoding ran-binding protein 1 homolog a-like, which gives rise to MASTEPVHEHREDEEAVANEDEDTGAQVAPIVKLEAVPVSTGEEDEDSILDLKSKLYRFDKDGNQWKERGAGTVKLLKHKETSKVRLVMRQSKTLKICANHLVLPTMTVQEHAGNEKSCVWHATDYADGELKDELFCIRFASIDNCKAFMEKFQEVAESQGKKEENKDAAAAAGLLEKLSVEEKKTEDKAGEEVPIASEKETEDKAGEEVPVTSEKETKSDSEKTQKKDEEPASST